One genomic window of Salvia miltiorrhiza cultivar Shanhuang (shh) chromosome 4, IMPLAD_Smil_shh, whole genome shotgun sequence includes the following:
- the LOC131021816 gene encoding inactive TPR repeat-containing thioredoxin TTL3-like yields MGDCSSERRSGCGLLGAVFGGKTLRPRKSPSPTPVQTSKIQKANADHDSADSSNLQNDDKQGDRVISRPGPNHKPQPLRQQHPGPSANPKNAEGQGQAQKVPLPGMGLSGELDTMIRDHQRSKGAGNLVRASSSNVMLHSNLGNLRQPGDGHARNEQPFPINGNVAKRSEGPEKPDVFCRALSTRMDPEHLKILGNEDYKNGRFAEALSLYEAAISVDPNKASYRSNKSAALTAMGKLLEAAFECREAIRIDPFYQRAHNRLATLYVRLGEPEKGLYHFEQAGPDADPDAMNMAAKVQNHLNKCTEAKRQRDWAALLKEIALVTSAGVDSAPLIFALKAEALLKLNRHQEAIQAMADGPNYDTDECIKFFGPIASASLLVMRAQVAVADGRFDDGCAAAERACRLDSNNKEASSVMRRAQALGAARSNGNKHFKAGRYEEARAAYGEGLEHAPNNALLLCNRAACHAKLNHYQKAVEDCNAALTIRPNYSKARLRRADSYAKMGNWGACLQDCQVLVRENPNDGDAARLLDEAKARLK; encoded by the exons atgggGGATTGTTCTTCTGAGAGAAGATCAGGATGTGGCTTACTTGGCGCAGTATTTGGTGGCAAAACTCTAAGGCCAAGAAAATCACCTTCTCCAACACCTGTTCAAACATCCAAAATCCAAAAGGCTAATGCTGACCATGATTCTGCCGATTCATCTAACCTTCAAAATGATGATAAACAAGGAGACAGAGTCATATCCCGGCCCGGCCCGAACCACAAACCTCAGCCCCTTCGCCAGCAGCATCCGGGCCCGAGTGCCAATCCCAAAAATGCAGAGGGCCAAGGCCAGGCCCAAAAGGTGCCGCTGCCCGGGATGGGCCTTTCCGGGGAGCTGGACACCATGATCAGGGATCATCAGAGATCAAAAGGGGCTGGAAATCTAGTGAGGGCGTCGTCGAGTAACGTGATGCTGCATAGCAACTTGGGGAATTTGAGGCAGCCCGGTGATGGTCATGCGAGAAATGAGCAGCCATTTCCAATCAATGGAAACGTGGCCAAGAGAAGCGAAGGGCCCGAAAAGCCCGATGTGTTTTGTCGGGCCCTGTCGACACGGATGGACCCGGAGCATCTCAAGATTTTAGGCAATGAGGATTACAAGAATGGGAGGTTTGCAGAGGCTTTGTCTCTCTATGAAGCAGCCATCTCCGTTGATCCCAATAAAGCCTCTTACCGGAGCAACAAAAGCGCGGCGCTCACCGCCATGGGAAAGCTTCTAGAAGCTGCATTCGAGTGCAGGGAAGCTATTCGGATTGATCCCTTTTACCAACGAGCTCACAACAGATTAGCAACCCTTTATGTTAG ATTAGGAGAGCCAGAAAAAGGGTTGTATCATTTCGAACAGGCCGGGCCCGACGCCGATCCTGATGCCATGAACATGGCTGCAAAGGTTCAAAACCACTTGAACAAGTGCACCGAGGCAAAGAGGCAACGCGACTGGGCTGCGTTGCTCAAGGAAATCGCCTTGGTTACAAGCGCCGGTGTTGATTCTGCACCCTTG ATTTTTGCTTTGAAAGCTGAGGCGTTGTTAAAGCTCAACAGGCATCAAGAAGCGATCCAAGCTATGGCCGACGGCCCGAATTATGACACCGACGAATGCATAAAGTTCTTCGGCCCTATTGCAAGCGCAAGCCTCTTAGTTATGCGAGCTCAAGTTGCTGTGGCAGATGGGAG GTTCGATGATGGTTGCGCTGCAGCAGAGCGCGCGTGCAGGCTCGACTCCAACAACAAAGAAGCAAGCAGCGTGATGAGGAGGGCGCAGGCATTGGGCGCCGCCAGATCAAATGGCAACAAACATTTTAAGGCAGGGCGGTACGAGGAGGCGCGTGCCGCTTATGGAGAAGGGCTCGAGCATGCCCCCAACAATGCGTTGCTTCTCTGCAACAGAGCTGCTTGTCACGCCAAACTCAATCACTACCAGAAAGCAGTGGAGGATTGCAATGCTGCACTCACCATTCGACCAAATTATAGCAAAGCAAGACTACGAAGAGCTGACTCTTATGCTAAG ATGGGAAATTGGGGAGCGTGTTTGCAAGATTGCCAAGTGTTGGTAAGAGAGAATCCCAACGACGGAGATGCGGCACGGCTGTTGGATGAGGCGAAGGCGCGGCTGAAATAG
- the LOC131023468 gene encoding succinate dehydrogenase [ubiquinone] iron-sulfur subunit 3, mitochondrial: MWRWCVKGGSKQVANFATKGFPVHPAAQQHAEQVVEAQHNIQRNVKNRIKEFKIYRWSPNHPHQKPFLQSFFLDLSRSGPMVLDALQKIKSEDDSSLTYRRSCREGICGSCAMNIDGTNTVACLKPIDPDTSTTTVITPLPHMYVIKDLVVDLTNFYQQYKLIEPWLKTKKPPPDGKEYRQTTAERRRLDGLYECILCACCSTSCPSYWWNPEEFPGPAALLHAYRWISDSRDDFGEERLQAITENQVRLYRCRTIKNCTATCPKSLNPENAINMMKTKHLFGRPVEDRA, encoded by the exons ATGTGGAGATGGTGTGTAAAGGGAGGATCCAAACAGGTGGCTAATTTTGCCACCAAAGGTTTTCCAGTTCACCCCGCTGCGCAGCAACATGCGGAACAAGTTGTTGAAGCACAACATAATATCCAAAGGAATGTGAAAAATCGGATAAAGGAATTCAAGATATACCGGTGGAGCCCAAATCATCCTCACCAAAAACCTTTCCTTCAATCATTCTTTCTCGATTTGTCACGCTCTGGACCTatg GTTCTTGATGCACTACAGAAGATAAAATCCGAAGATGACTCAAGTTTGACCTATCGGAGATCTTGTAGAGAAGGCATATGTGGTTCGTGCGCAATGAACATTGATGGGACAAATACGGTGGCGTGCCTTAAGCCAATTGATCCAGACACTAGCACGACTACTGTAATAACTCCTCTACCCCATATGTATGTGATCAAGGATTTAGTCGTTGATCTCACCAATTTCTACCAGCAATACAA GTTGATCGAGCCATGGCTGAAGACGAAGAAGCCCCCACCGGACGGGAAAGAATATAGACAAACGACAGCAGAGAGACGGAGACTAGACGGACTCTACGAGTGCATACTATGTGCTTGCTGCAGTACCTCGTGCCCATCCTATTGGTGGAACCCTGAAGAGTTCCCAGGACCTGCAGCACTACTTCACGCGTATCGTTGGATAAGCGACAG TCGGGATGACTTTGGCGAGGAGCGGCTGCAAGCAATAACGGAGAACCAAGTGCGATTGTATCGGTGCAGGACTATAAAGAACTGCACAGCAACATGCCCCAAAAGCCTGAATCCGGAAAATGCCATCAACATGATGAAGACCAAGCATCTCTTTGGTAGGCCAGTTGAGGATAGGGCTTAG